The nucleotide sequence CTCATCCAGGCTTACGGATTGAATTCGCTATAATTATCGATGAATATGCGAGCAATGGTAGGATCAAAATGTCTTCCGGCACAATGGTCGATTTCCTTGATAGCTTCTGAGATTTCCATTGGCTGTTTATATGAGCGTGAATTGGTCATCGCATCAAAGGCATCAGCTACAGCGATTATTCTAGCTTGCTGGGAAATCGAATTACCAGAAATTCCCCTTGGGTATCCTGTTCCATCCCAGTGTTCATGATGTTCGAGAATGGTATTGGAAATATCTATGAATTCATTGGAAGCCGACAAAATTCTAAACCCAGTTTCTGGATGTCTCTTAACCACGTTCCATTCATGATCAGATAATGTTCCAGGTTTGTTAAGAATATGCTCAGGTACTCCAATTTTTCCAATATCATGTAAAAGTCCTGCGATTCTCATCCGGTGAATCTCAATCGTGGACATTTTTAGCTTACTGGCAATAAATTCACATAGTGCACTTACCCGTTTGGAATGTTCCGATTCCCGGTCGCTTTTTGCAAATAGCGAATTGATGACCAATTTGATGGTTTTGTTCTTGGTGCTGGAACTTTCGTACAGTTTGTTCCGATACATCATATCTTCTGCTTGTTTGAAGACGGCCGCAAAAGTTTCTTGCAGGATGCTACGAGTATCATACCCATAGGCCAAGGATAATTGAATTGAGTCCTGCTCAGCTTCTCTTTCAGTAGATTCAATTTCCTGAAGTCGGGCTTCCGCCTCAGCTCTGGTGGTATTTGGTAGAACCATGATGAATTCATCACCGCCATAGCGAGCAACAATATCTCGAGGTTTTGCAAAATGTTGTAAACGTTTCGCAGTTCTCCTCAATACTTCATCTCCTATGGCATGCCCAAAGGAATCATTGATTAACTTTAATCCATTAGTATCTGCGATAATCAGGGAGACGGGGAGATATTGCTCATTCTCCAGATGTATCAATGCTCTTTCCAAGTAACCCCGGTTATAAAGATTCGTGAGGAAATCATGGTCATATTGAAATTGCAGACGTTCTTCTGCATGTTTGCGTTCAGTTAGGTCTTGTGCAAGGATAGCGATATTTCCTGTCATGGGAACGACAACTAATCTCAACCATATCGATTTGGATTTTCCTTCACGCTCATAACCAATCTCCATTGTCTGGCTTTTTCCTGAAATAATAACATCTTGATACATTTGAAACATCTTGCTGTTTCTATGATCTGGGAACAGATCAAGCAAATGCAATCCAATTACCTTTTCAGGGTCAGTGCCATTCAAAGATGCAATTGCAGCATTTTCATACACCCAGGTAAAATCGACTATGTTTCCTTGTTCATCGCGTACCGGCTGAAAGATGGTAAAACCATCAGGGGACATATCTTGTGCAATTCTGAAACGTTCATAACTCTCTCTAAGCGCCTTTTCACTCTTTTGTAAGGCTTTGTTCAATTCAATCTGTTCAATTCTCTGGAGTGTCATCTCACTGATCAGCTGGGTCATGTTGAGCAGGAAATCCATTACTTTAGTCACATGATCCTTGGAGACGACCGGAACCTCTCTGAGAGCTTGTAGATATGATGCTGTATCAAATCCAAAGTGGGTTGCCTGTTCCTTGAAAAACTGTAAATCAGGTTTTTCAAAGAAGAATTGTCCGGAGAATAAATTCGCAACATGCTCACCTTTTATGATGACCGGAACGGCAACATCCACCAATCCATTCAGGCAGGTGTAGAAGTGGTACATCTCATGATCCTTGCAATTTTGGGCAAGAATGGTATCGCTTTGGGTACACCTCTTGCCCGTCAATGGATTGATGCGATGGAATTCTGTACAAATTCGTCTCCACCCAGATTTGGAGAGAATCTTTCCATTGAGGTCAAGAATGGCAGTAACAAATCCCGTGGATTGGTTGAACCCTTCAAGCAGGGCGTTTACCCGCTCCATATCGAGATATTCCAAACTGTTTCTCTTCATTAAAAGCCTACCTCATTTCTCAAAACGACCAATCACAGTGTACAGAGGACAAAAACTACTGCGATAGTGAAAACCAATACAAAGCCACCGATCATAATTGCAAGCGTTTTGGAGTACCCACTGACACTGAGCTGGTGTTCAGTGTCCATATGTTTCAGTCTAGGATACAATTGTGAATAAAAAGTCATGATTGAGAAAATTAGGGAAATTACGCTGAATACTTTGGTCTCTTTTTCACCCGTGATGACAATTCCAATGATCAGCACAATGAAAATCAACTTGGTGCCTGCAACCCAATTGATGAGATAGGTAACAAACTCCCCAATCTCTGGGTCGTTTTGTGATTTTTCATAGGCTTTGAACACTCCCACGGCATTCCCCCGTGTCGAGGAAGGCATCCTGTAGAGTAACACTACATTCAGAGTCTCCAAGGTGATAAATGCTATCAATACCCAGGAAAGAATATCCATATATGCTCCTACAAGAACGACTTTTCCTTGAGATAGTTCTCAGCGACCATTCTGGCTGGTTGTCCCTCAACAGCAATCCTGCTGTTGAGCAACTGCAGTGTTTCAAGGTCAAGACTTTGGAAGACGGGTTCAAGAATCACTGCAATTTGTGGACTTTGCTCAAGCACTTCAGATCGGATGATCGGGGAGGGAGCATAGACCGGTTGGATGTTCTTTGTGTCGGTGAGGACCTTCAATCCAAGGGCAGCAAGCTGTCCATCGGTTCCGTATGCCATAGCAGCATTGACCTGTTCCTGACCAGAGGCTGCTGCCTGCTCAGTGAGGGTTGTGTTCCCACCTGCAAATACTAAGAGCTGGCTTTCATCAAGAGAAAATCCGTATCCCTTCTCAAAACTGGGGAGTGCTGCCTCACTGGATACAAACTCTTCACTTGCCGCAAGCTTGAAATGTCCTCCAGCATTTACATAGGCTGCAAGATCTTCCAAGGTTTTTAGTGACTGCCTCTCAGCGAGATCGCCACGAACAGAGATTGCCCACGTGTTGTTAGCGGGAGCAGGGGTGAGCCAGACAATGTTATTGGCTTCCAGGTCGAGTTCAGCAGCCTTCTTATAGCCAGCTTGGAAATCCTTCCAGAGCTCTGCTTCGCTCTCTCCAGAGAAGAAGTAGTAGGCATTACCGGTATATTCTGGGTAGATATCGATTTCACCAGCGATGATTGCAGAGCGGACAATGGGTGTCGAGCCGGTCTGTGTCTTGTCGATAACGCGAAAACCATCGTTTTCCAGCATAAGTACAATCATATTTCCCAGCAAGGCGCCTTCTGTATCTATCTTGGACCCCACGGTTATCTCTGGCTTGTCAACACGCTCGGTTGTACCTGCAGCGAAAATAGGTACGCACAGCAGTAACAGTGCCAATGAGAGTAAGAGTACTTTTTCCGCAATGTGTTTCATGATTACGCCTCCGATTGAAGTGAAGAGAATACCCAGGGTATCAATTCCGCCACAGTAGGGTGTGGAATGACGGTATCCTGGATTGTCTGATAGCGAAGTCCTGCTTGCATGGCGAGTGCGATCATACCAATCACTTCATCTCCACCCACACCAAATACAGCAGCCCCAATAATTGTATTATCTCTCTTGTGTACTAAAAATTTGATACGTCCTTTCGTCTCATTCTTTTCCTTCGCTCTACTGATCGTTTTCATCTCCTTGGTTGCTACCAAGTAGGGTATATTAAGCTTCTTTGCTTCTTTCTCACTCAATCCTACTCTTGCAAGTGGTGGATCGATGAATAGTGCGTAGGTGGGAATACGGTCAGAGATTTTTTTCGAACCTCCAGAAAGTACCGAGAGGAAAACCTGGCCGTCATGGACGGATGTGTGGGTAAAGGCACCTCGTCCATTTACGTCCCCGAGTGCAAAGATATGGGGGACTGATGTTCTACACTCATCGTCAACCGTGATAAATCCTCTTTCATCCATCTCGATACCAGCACTCCTGAGGTTAAGTACGTCACTGTTTGGAACTCTGCCAATACCAAGTAAAAGGTGGGACCCTGTTATGGTTCCTCCTTTGTAGTGTACTGAGATTGACTGGTCACGTTCCCTGGAGACGGATTTGATGGAAGCAGAGGTGAGAATCTCAATTCCTTCATCCTCCAGGATGGTTCTCGCTATCAGGCTGATCTCTTCATCCTCCCTGGAAATGATATGTGGAGATGACTCAAATATCGTTACCTTGGAACCGAGTCTCCTGAACGCCTGGGCGAACTCCAGCCCGATATAGGATCCTCCTATGATCAAGAGATGGGAAGGGAACTCCTGTAGTGCAAGGATTCCCTTGTTGTCCAACCAAGGAACGGCATCGATACCGGGGATATCAGGAACCCTTGCCCTGGTGCCCGTATGAATGACGATTTTCTCTCCATGGATACGTGTTCCCTCAATCTCAATGGTATGAGAGTCGAGGAAGGACCCAACCCCGGGATAGAAGTCAATTGTTTGCTCGAGCCATTCC is from uncultured Sphaerochaeta sp. and encodes:
- a CDS encoding PocR ligand-binding domain-containing protein encodes the protein MKRNSLEYLDMERVNALLEGFNQSTGFVTAILDLNGKILSKSGWRRICTEFHRINPLTGKRCTQSDTILAQNCKDHEMYHFYTCLNGLVDVAVPVIIKGEHVANLFSGQFFFEKPDLQFFKEQATHFGFDTASYLQALREVPVVSKDHVTKVMDFLLNMTQLISEMTLQRIEQIELNKALQKSEKALRESYERFRIAQDMSPDGFTIFQPVRDEQGNIVDFTWVYENAAIASLNGTDPEKVIGLHLLDLFPDHRNSKMFQMYQDVIISGKSQTMEIGYEREGKSKSIWLRLVVVPMTGNIAILAQDLTERKHAEERLQFQYDHDFLTNLYNRGYLERALIHLENEQYLPVSLIIADTNGLKLINDSFGHAIGDEVLRRTAKRLQHFAKPRDIVARYGGDEFIMVLPNTTRAEAEARLQEIESTEREAEQDSIQLSLAYGYDTRSILQETFAAVFKQAEDMMYRNKLYESSSTKNKTIKLVINSLFAKSDRESEHSKRVSALCEFIASKLKMSTIEIHRMRIAGLLHDIGKIGVPEHILNKPGTLSDHEWNVVKRHPETGFRILSASNEFIDISNTILEHHEHWDGTGYPRGISGNSISQQARIIAVADAFDAMTNSRSYKQPMEISEAIKEIDHCAGRHFDPTIARIFIDNYSEFNP
- a CDS encoding ABC transporter substrate-binding protein; translation: MKHIAEKVLLLSLALLLLCVPIFAAGTTERVDKPEITVGSKIDTEGALLGNMIVLMLENDGFRVIDKTQTGSTPIVRSAIIAGEIDIYPEYTGNAYYFFSGESEAELWKDFQAGYKKAAELDLEANNIVWLTPAPANNTWAISVRGDLAERQSLKTLEDLAAYVNAGGHFKLAASEEFVSSEAALPSFEKGYGFSLDESQLLVFAGGNTTLTEQAAASGQEQVNAAMAYGTDGQLAALGLKVLTDTKNIQPVYAPSPIIRSEVLEQSPQIAVILEPVFQSLDLETLQLLNSRIAVEGQPARMVAENYLKEKSFL
- a CDS encoding mercuric reductase; the encoded protein is MKQYDVIIIGTGQATGTILGELLKQKYSVAVVESDRVGGSCVNWGCTPTKTLIASARTAHMIQRGSEFGIEVTSYQTNFSKVMKRVNAIRDEANKGFREWLEQTIDFYPGVGSFLDSHTIEIEGTRIHGEKIVIHTGTRARVPDIPGIDAVPWLDNKGILALQEFPSHLLIIGGSYIGLEFAQAFRRLGSKVTIFESSPHIISREDEEISLIARTILEDEGIEILTSASIKSVSRERDQSISVHYKGGTITGSHLLLGIGRVPNSDVLNLRSAGIEMDERGFITVDDECRTSVPHIFALGDVNGRGAFTHTSVHDGQVFLSVLSGGSKKISDRIPTYALFIDPPLARVGLSEKEAKKLNIPYLVATKEMKTISRAKEKNETKGRIKFLVHKRDNTIIGAAVFGVGGDEVIGMIALAMQAGLRYQTIQDTVIPHPTVAELIPWVFSSLQSEA